In a single window of the Salmo trutta chromosome 21, fSalTru1.1, whole genome shotgun sequence genome:
- the LOC115157765 gene encoding transcription factor HES-1-B, whose product MPADILEKTSPSSVAATPSRVNGTPDKPRTASEHRKSSKPIMEKRRRARINDSLGQLKTLILDALKKDSSRHSKLEKADILEMTVKHLRHMQRLQITAISRDPSVFGKYRAGFSECMSEVTSFLSTCGGVNTEIRSQLLSHLAGCVSQINTFNFSTQCQIPTYPPHPAHPLLAQAIAQIPSASPQLNGIMPCKSGSPINLTSEMAKLYSGLQIVPAATDGQFAILIPSVALKHMSAPNAIHGNPALAVPVSPVAPPVTADSVWRPW is encoded by the exons ATGCCAGCTGATATTTTGGAGAAAACATCCCCATCCTCTGTCGCAGCCACGCCGTCGAGGGTCAATGGAACTCCGGATAAACCAAGGACTGCCTCAGAGCACAGAAAG tCCTCAAAGCCAATTATGGAGAAGAGAAGACGTGCGCGAATCAATGACAGCCTTGGTCAGCTAAAGACCCTCATCTTGGATGCACTAAAGAAAGat AGCTCGAGACATTCGAAGCTCGAGAAGGCGGACATCCTAGAGATGACTGTGAAGCACCTTAGGCATATGCAGCGTCTCCAAATAACTG CTATAAGCAGGGATCCATCAGTCTTTGGCAAGTACAGAGCGGGATTCAGCGAATGCATGAGTGAAGTCACCAGTTTTCTGTCCACGTGTGGAGGGGTGAACACAGAGATCAGGTCTCAACTTCTCAGCCACTTAGCCGGCTGTGTGTCACAGATAAACACCTTCAACTTCTCAACTCAATGCCAGATCCCCACCTACCCTCCGCATCCAGCGCATCCATTGCTTGCCCAAGCCATTGCGCAAATCCCAAGTGCGTCTCCTCAGTTAAATGGAATAATGCCTTGCAAAAGTGGCTCGCCTATCAACCTCACATCAGAAATGGCTAAATTATACAGTGGACTTCAGATTGTGCCGGCGGCGACAGATGGACAATTCGCCATTCTGATTCCAAGCGTGGCTCTTAAGCATATGAGCGCGCCAAACGCGATACATGGCAATCCAGCACTTGCGGTGCCTGTGTCACCTGTTGCGCCTCCCGTCACCGCAGACTCCGTGTGGAGACCATGGTAG